The DNA window GCAGGGCCGCTTCGACGAAGCGCTGAAACAGTTTCAGGAATCTGACCGTTTGGCCGGCCCGCTTGCGGACAAGCGGGGGCGGGCCTCGGCCTTGAACAACATCGGCGTCATCCGTCACCACGGCGGAGAACTCGCCCTCGCGCTCAAGGATCTCACGGATGCGGGCGCTTTGGCCCGCGAAGCCGGGGACCAGTTTCTGGAGGGAATCTGCCTAGGGAACCTGGGGAACGTTCTGCGTAGCCGAAGGGACTACCTCGCCGCGCTGAAAGCCCACGATGAAGCACTGGGGCTGGCGCGCCAGGTCGGAGACAAAGCGGGGATGGCGACCGCCCAGGGCAACATCGCCACCGTCCTGCATGACAAAGGCGAAAGTGACAAAGCCCTCGACGGCTACGCGCGGGCACTGGAGACGGCCCGCAAAGTCGGCTACAAGCTGGGCACGATAGTCGCCCTCTGCAACGTCGGCTGCCTCTACCGTGAGCAGGGAGACCCCGACCGCTCGCTCAAAAGCCACGAGGCAGGACTTGCCTTATCCCACGAAATCGGCTATCGGCTGGGCGTGGTGACCGAACTGGGCAACATCGGCCTCATCCTGACCGGCAAGCATCAGCACGAACGGGCGGTGGCCTACCTAGCAGAGTCGCTCGCGTTCTTCACCGCAGCCGGAGTGGCCAACGGCCCCCGCCAGGCTCTCTACGGCCTGTCCCGGTGCGACGACGAACTGGGGAGAGAGCGAATGCAGGCACTGCTCAGGAATGCCGGCCAGCCGGAAGAAAGCGTCGCCGACGTGCTGGACCGCATTGACCAGATTCGCGCCCGACGGCCGCGCCAGGCCGACCGACGCCGTAACCCCTTCGCCCCGCCGCTGGCGCCGGC is part of the candidate division WOR-3 bacterium genome and encodes:
- a CDS encoding tetratricopeptide repeat protein, which gives rise to MDVNTVQGNDPAALLLIGAVVALIVVVGGTALLRRRRSLRLRRAWVDKRLDVISRDFDRIAEYAGDPRKPDEWGSFDLGLKATAACRWSEAREHFEQAQTDGAGTRLSPLLNQVGVCLYMQGRFDEALKQFQESDRLAGPLADKRGRASALNNIGVIRHHGGELALALKDLTDAGALAREAGDQFLEGICLGNLGNVLRSRRDYLAALKAHDEALGLARQVGDKAGMATAQGNIATVLHDKGESDKALDGYARALETARKVGYKLGTIVALCNVGCLYREQGDPDRSLKSHEAGLALSHEIGYRLGVVTELGNIGLILTGKHQHERAVAYLAESLAFFTAAGVANGPRQALYGLSRCDDELGRERMQALLRNAGQPEESVADVLDRIDQIRARRPRQADRRRNPFAPPLAPALGPAGA